CAGGCACCGGCAAAGGAGACAGAAGGACAGCGCCAAAGTGGAGGCCCAACCAGGGTCCAACTCTTCCGAAGACCTGGAGAAGAGGAAGATCCCACTGACCCAGAGGCACCTGGAAGCCCTCTACCTGATGCGGGCACTCCTGAGGAAAATTGTAGTAAGGCTCTCGCTCCATTGTTCTTTGGTTTGGGTAGCTAGTGACCTCTCTGAGTCATGACGACCTTTACTTTGAAACAGCAGCCTATTGTTTAACCAGTGGCCATGGAAGACTTACTGTATTCGTTGAGGTTTGTTTTCAATAGGCTGGTCTCTAACAACCACAATTTTGCATTAACCAAAGGGATACTCAGATTCTCTGAAGGGGTTGGGTCTCAGCTCCACCATCTggcgtgcacgcacgcacacacacacacacacactgtgtttCTCAACTTTGGGATGATGTCACTCAGAGCAGTGTAGCTTGTACACCTACTCTTCTAAGCTGCTAATGGAGATAACAGAAAATGCCAATAGGAGGGATGTGGAGTTTGTAGTCCTACATTACCTTTCGCTGGCCATTCATCAGTGGCAGGATTAGATGGGAAAGGAGAGCCTTGAACAGACATGTTAGTCTAGTCTTCAACTGTTTGCTAAGAATATCTCACATCACAGGCCAGCTGTTTTGTTTGGAGAGTTTCAGCTGGGGAAGTTTTTGTTCTCCCACTTACTGACCTCCTAAAGATAACCAGACTCAGCAGATGCCCCAGAGTAAAGACCAAAGCGTTCATTTGAAAAGCCACATTCAGTGTTCTTAAACATCAAGAGTGAATGGCATTCATTTTCAGTAGAGTTGATTTTAGGTATATGTGCCAtctcacctgttttttttttttttttctcattggtaTGGCCCATCAAACTGCATGAAATCAGGGTAAGAAAAACCTCACATTTATCTTGACAATAAGGCGAGCTGAATCTTTTTTAGTTtgccttgctgctactgctgctgcaaagtcgcttcagtcatgtccaactctgtgcgaccccataaacagcagcccaccaggctctgctgtccctgggattctacaggcaagaacactggagtgggttgccatttccttctccagtgcatgaaagtgaaaagtgaaagtgaagtgaagttgctcagttgtgtctgactcttcacgaccctatggactgcagcctaccaggctcctccgtccatgggattttccaggcaagagtactggagtggggtgccattgccttctccgttagttTGCCTTAATGACTGCCAAAAGTGACTTCTTTTGAAGAATTCCTCTCTTTCAATGTGTGTGGTACCAAATTTCAATCCCAAGTCCTGGGTAAACTCTAAGCCCTGATTTGTGCCGAGTGTCAGTGGGAGCTCAGTACAAGCTCTCCCAGCAGGGTGGGGGCCGTAGTCCACACCTTTCACCTGCCCTGCAGTCATGGACAGCAGACAGCACCATTGTCACGGCCATATTTTGTACTTGCTATCTTGTTTCCAACCGAGGTGGGCAGGTCAGAGACATGCTCCCTTGTAATCCCTAGGAAGAGGCCGGAATAAAACCCAAAAAGGCAGTTTGGCTTTTACAAAGCCAACTGACCCTTTAAGACACATATTTCACCCACCAGTCTTTTCTTGTTCTAGGACTGTAGCCCCAGGGAGTGCTGTAGAGCATTTCTTATTCCTCTTCAGGTTCCCACCCTTGAGCACAATACCTGGAACAGTAAGTAGACCCATCAATttgtgaacaaaggaaaaagggatTATGTGCTTTTGAAGGTATGTAAACCGGGGTGCTTTCTAACAGAAGGACAGGCACAGACCTAGTCAAAGCAGCTCCTATTAGATGGAGACATTTAATTTTGTACCTCCTGTTTCTTTAGTGTGCTATTATTTCTAATTTGGATCTACCCTAGGTGTAATTAGAAGCCTCTTCAGAACAGttttctttgagatttttaaCCTGTTGAGCTTTTCATGTGAGATTTTTAACCTTTTTCTTTGAAGGAGTCTGAAGAATTTTACCCACGGAAGGTGAATATTGCAGGCTCCAAAGCTCATCATGCTCTGGGGACCATGTCAAGAACTCTGAAGAAAGAAGAACCAAACACTCAGTATCTTCAAAATCAGGAGGAAATGCTAAGATACCACGTTTCCAAGTCAGATTATAAACGTAAacgaaaaatgaagaaaagagctAGAGCTCACTTGCGTAAATCTTCCCACCACCTTGGGGGGAGAAAAATAAGATATTCAGCAAGAAAAGAGAGAGCTGGAAAATCATTAACTGATGAATACAATAAAAGTTTGAGCTGTGAACAGAATTCCTTGCAAATTATAATGACTCAAGGTCAATCTCTTGAGAAAGAAGACCAGCATGGTTCTAATACCTCCTATTCTTCCAGATTCGTTGAGAGAGACCATAGCAGGAAACAGAAGATCTATGAAACAGATGAATTTATTGACTATCTTTTAAACCATTATCAAACTCCAAAATATGCCCGCATCTGCCTAGAACCAAGTCACATAACAAGCACATGTCAGTGGAAGAGAACCATTCTTGTGAAAGGAAATAGCTTTCAAATCAATCTGAGAAAACATAAGCATCACTCAACCAGTTTGAGCCAAATGCAACATCTAGATAGGAGAGAACAGGTACAAGAAAATGATCTCTGGACAGATCTTTCTTGGGATCCTGAGCATAtatcacaaaagaaaagaaaagtggatTATGCTGAAGAATGTACAAAGAAGTTTAAACATCATTTTAGGGACACAGCCAGTGAAGCTGGTGATTGCCTGTCCCCAACTGATAAAAAGAGTCAtctgttggaaaagactcatgcttaCCAAGTCCAGGATCCCATATCCACAAGTCAAAGCCAAGTTTCCTCATCTAAGAGGTCAGCAGACTTTGATTTGAAGCTGAGAGATTTCTTAGAGGAAATTAGCAGTGATTCTGAATGTCTCAGTGATAATCTTAGTgtaaacaaagagaagaaaaagaagtctgTGGCCACGTATGATAGCTGCCCAGAAAAGGGATGTCTTGATGCTGATGAAATCATCACTTGTGATCCAGAAATTATGTCAAGTCAGCAGGCCTTGTATGCAGAGTGGAAACATGATGGGGAGGAAAAATACTCTGAATACAAGCTTAGGAAACCAAGCAGGAGGTCTGCTTATGAACTGAGATGTTCGTGGCTTGAGGGTAAAAACAATTCCATTAGAAATgagaacagcaacagcaaagagAGGGAAATACTGGCTCCCCAATACTTATTTGATGAAAGCCACCACCACAAATCCAGTGCCAGTGACCAGTTAGACACTGTCATAGGAAAGAGGAGGCAGCTTAGTGATAGTGCATTTGACCACAGAGTCAACTATAGGCTCTTTCAAGTGCCGGTAACATCATCAAAAAGTGCTAATGCTTCCTATTTGTGGGGTTTTCCCAAAAGAAGAGAGATACCATGGAGGTCAGAATATAACTGGGATGCAGGAAAGATGAAAAGACGTGAGTATTCTGGAGATTTCATGCTGAATTCTGATAGTTACTACATTAGACATAACAGTCTGGAGCGCATTGACTATAGAAGCTATTTAAGAAACAACTTCActagttctttttattttcaaatgttttgaaGGTTTCTTAGATCAGGAAACCCTTATTCACAGTAAAAATCtgcaagaagaaaatttaaaaccaaatatAGCTATGTAGTTAGCAACTACAGAGCAAGAGAGCAAACACCTTAGGAGCTTGAGCAAGGTCAAATGCAAAACCTTGCTTCTCTTGCCAAAGTATAAAGCATAgatcaaagtgtgtgtgtgtgtgtgtgtgtgtgtgtgtgtgtgtgtgtgtgtgtgtgtgtgtggcagatgTGTTAGCAAACTGGAAACACCAAACATCCCAATTAAAAAACTTGTTAAAACAATGTGCTTGCAAAACTTTCTTATCCAAGGACAGACATTTCTACAGTTCGATTGCAGCTTTAATTTGGTGCCATCAAAGGAGCAAATTAACATTGAGAGGAGTTAAGATAGCCCTCTACGGCTCTTCAGCTGTCATAACATTATTATTTAACATCATTTATCTTCAAAGGGATGGCAGTGAATGCATAAGGATCTTTCTACTTATTCTTTGATTTGGTTCGAAcaccatgtgcagcaacaaactTTCCTGACTTTTATCTAGAAATACCTATagataaaagaagagagatgacaCCTAGAACATACACTGGACTTCATGACATTAGAGGGTTCCTTGAACATCTATCAGAA
The genomic region above belongs to Ovis canadensis isolate MfBH-ARS-UI-01 breed Bighorn chromosome X, ARS-UI_OviCan_v2, whole genome shotgun sequence and contains:
- the LOC138930842 gene encoding A-kinase anchor protein 17B-like, with amino-acid sequence MTVTVVYDNSEATELCAAQHLYLKPIAKLMINVLLPESPEPSRPVSNWEVLDQLKSLICPDQFTTVRLAKSTRGFIRFEGEAETRSLVQILKAKLHGKIIKLNGLETDLKVMVTDAQGEWEHFPKENGAIPMGDGSEEQDHDKSPNSIYFEGLPCKWFAPKGSSGEKPCEEILRVVFESFGKIKNVDIPMLDPYREVITSGSFGGFNFGLQTFEAFIQYQESTDFLKAMESLRGMKLMLKGDDGKALACNIKVMFDTTKHFSEGAIKKRNQERLKLQELEEERKKAKKREEEEAERKRKEERKVQEKRRKARVKRRTQKERDRHRQRRQKDSAKVEAQPGSNSSEDLEKRKIPLTQRHLEALYLMRALLRKIVESEEFYPRKVNIAGSKAHHALGTMSRTLKKEEPNTQYLQNQEEMLRYHVSKSDYKRKRKMKKRARAHLRKSSHHLGGRKIRYSARKERAGKSLTDEYNKSLSCEQNSLQIIMTQGQSLEKEDQHGSNTSYSSRFVERDHSRKQKIYETDEFIDYLLNHYQTPKYARICLEPSHITSTCQWKRTILVKGNSFQINLRKHKHHSTSLSQMQHLDRREQVQENDLWTDLSWDPEHISQKKRKVDYAEECTKKFKHHFRDTASEAGDCLSPTDKKSHLLEKTHAYQVQDPISTSQSQVSSSKRSADFDLKLRDFLEEISSDSECLSDNLSVNKEKKKKSVATYDSCPEKGCLDADEIITCDPEIMSSQQALYAEWKHDGEEKYSEYKLRKPSRRSAYELRCSWLEGKNNSIRNENSNSKEREILAPQYLFDESHHHKSSASDQLDTVIGKRRQLSDSAFDHRVNYRLFQVPVTSSKSANASYLWGFPKRREIPWRSEYNWDAGKMKRREYSGDFMLNSDSYYIRHNSLERIDYRSYLRNNFTSSFYFQMF